The Myxococcus fulvus genome has a window encoding:
- a CDS encoding Smr/MutS family protein yields MSQHRKPPPPKKKEEAFHNNPFKSAIKGIQEQEKKEKEAQARAAEEARKQKAPPPAAPARKSKAAHESPEDEASLFFSAMDGVAQITHRGEPPKSNPRLPELVDENAEALAELSELVAGGPGEFDIAEVGEHIEGLGPGVDRNLLRSLRRGDFSIQGQLDLHGMTQLEARAALERFLSDSRRARRRCVLVVHGRGLHSKQQLPVLKELLKAWLSQKRINAAVLAFCTARPQDGGTGALYLLLRR; encoded by the coding sequence ATGAGCCAGCACCGCAAGCCGCCCCCGCCCAAGAAGAAGGAAGAGGCCTTCCACAACAACCCCTTCAAGAGCGCCATCAAGGGCATCCAGGAGCAGGAGAAGAAGGAGAAGGAGGCCCAGGCCCGCGCGGCGGAGGAGGCTCGCAAGCAGAAGGCGCCCCCGCCCGCCGCCCCCGCGCGCAAGAGCAAGGCCGCCCACGAGAGCCCCGAGGACGAGGCGTCCCTCTTCTTCTCCGCCATGGACGGCGTGGCGCAGATCACCCACCGCGGCGAGCCCCCCAAGTCCAACCCCCGCCTGCCGGAGCTGGTGGACGAGAACGCGGAGGCGCTCGCGGAGCTGAGCGAGCTGGTCGCTGGCGGTCCGGGTGAGTTCGACATCGCCGAGGTGGGCGAGCACATCGAGGGCCTGGGGCCCGGCGTCGACCGCAACCTGCTGCGCTCGCTGCGGCGCGGGGACTTCTCCATCCAGGGGCAGCTGGACCTGCACGGCATGACGCAGCTGGAGGCCCGCGCCGCGCTGGAGCGTTTCCTGTCCGACAGCCGCCGCGCCCGCCGCCGCTGCGTGCTCGTGGTCCACGGCCGCGGTTTGCACTCCAAGCAACAGCTGCCCGTGTTGAAGGAGCTGCTCAAGGCGTGGCTGTCGCAGAAGCGCATCAACGCGGCGGTGCTGGCGTTCTGCACCGCACGTCCGCAGGACGGTGGGACGGGGGCGCTGTACCTGCTGCTGCGCAGGTGA
- a CDS encoding TerB family tellurite resistance protein, whose protein sequence is MVGLLIGSPWAIILLGVVGGIVGHRFDEMNALPAESPDALADFPPLAHPGFSAPHAPRDARSVQEEADAHLTRSLCALFVEVARADGEVRREEVKEIRRYFEEVLKYGPDSLDFVRGRLKDFIAVPPDLDDAAAACQEAMPSLERRRLLDALYELSLVDGALQRSEREVLSRVGDALALSADEQRAIAALHLGDASAHYEALGLSSDATDSEVKSAFRRLAAELHPDKHAHLKGEDADEVARRFQEVRDAYEEIRRLRGL, encoded by the coding sequence ATGGTCGGGCTGCTCATCGGCAGTCCCTGGGCCATCATCCTGCTCGGAGTCGTCGGCGGCATCGTCGGCCACCGCTTCGACGAGATGAACGCCCTGCCCGCCGAGTCCCCCGACGCGCTCGCGGACTTCCCGCCCCTGGCCCACCCGGGCTTCAGCGCCCCCCACGCGCCGCGCGACGCGCGCTCCGTGCAGGAGGAGGCCGACGCCCACCTCACCCGCAGCCTGTGCGCGCTCTTCGTCGAGGTGGCCCGCGCCGACGGCGAGGTGCGCCGCGAGGAGGTGAAGGAGATCCGCCGCTACTTCGAGGAGGTCCTCAAGTACGGCCCGGACTCGCTCGACTTCGTGCGCGGCCGCCTCAAGGACTTCATCGCCGTGCCGCCCGACCTGGACGACGCCGCGGCCGCCTGCCAGGAGGCCATGCCGTCACTCGAGCGGCGGCGCCTGCTGGACGCGCTGTACGAGCTGTCGCTGGTGGACGGGGCGCTGCAGCGCTCCGAGCGCGAGGTGCTCAGCCGCGTGGGCGACGCGCTGGCCCTGTCCGCCGACGAGCAGCGCGCCATCGCCGCGCTGCACCTGGGCGACGCCTCGGCCCACTACGAGGCGCTCGGGCTGTCCTCCGACGCCACGGACTCCGAGGTGAAGAGCGCCTTCCGCCGGCTCGCGGCCGAGCTGCACCCGGACAAGCATGCGCACCTGAAGGGCGAGGACGCCGACGAGGTGGCCCGCCGCTTCCAGGAGGTCCGCGACGCCTACGAGGAAATCCGACGCCTGCGCGGCCTGTAG
- a CDS encoding quinone-dependent dihydroorotate dehydrogenase, with protein MYGLTRSLLFKLDAERAHRLGLWGLRQLGHSRDLCESMRERALEGVPASLAVEVAGLRFAHPVALAAGLDKDAEAVDGLFACGFSAVEVGTVTPRPQPGNPTPRLFRLPEHQAVINRMGFNNHGAAVAAEHLRQRTWHPGPVGVNLGKNKDTPLERAVEDYVACVDALAPLGDYVVVNASSPNTPGLRKLQEPEVLSALLDTVRARLDTVAPGKPLFLKIAPDLTPEAVDEVVDVALAQKLAGLIATNTTVARPFEHPLAKEAGGLSGAPVREASNAVIARAYQRSGGKLPIIGVGGVFTAADVVQKLRAGASVVQVYTGFIYEGPGMVRGLLPTLAQLLEREGYTSVAQLVGADHRAPVS; from the coding sequence ATGTACGGACTGACTCGCTCGCTGCTCTTCAAGCTGGACGCCGAACGCGCGCACCGGCTGGGACTCTGGGGTCTGCGCCAGCTGGGGCACTCGCGTGACTTGTGCGAGTCCATGCGGGAGCGGGCGCTGGAGGGCGTGCCGGCCTCGCTCGCGGTGGAGGTCGCCGGGCTGCGCTTCGCCCACCCGGTGGCCCTGGCCGCGGGCCTGGACAAGGACGCGGAGGCGGTGGACGGCCTGTTCGCCTGCGGCTTCTCCGCCGTGGAGGTGGGCACCGTCACGCCCCGCCCCCAGCCCGGCAACCCGACGCCGCGCCTGTTCCGCCTGCCGGAGCACCAGGCCGTCATCAACCGCATGGGCTTCAACAACCACGGCGCCGCCGTGGCCGCGGAGCACCTGCGGCAGCGCACCTGGCACCCCGGCCCCGTGGGGGTGAACCTGGGCAAGAACAAGGACACGCCGCTGGAGCGCGCGGTGGAGGACTACGTCGCGTGCGTGGACGCCCTGGCGCCCCTGGGTGACTACGTGGTGGTCAACGCGTCGTCCCCCAACACCCCGGGCCTGCGCAAGCTGCAGGAGCCGGAGGTGCTCTCGGCGCTCCTGGACACGGTGCGGGCGAGGCTGGACACCGTGGCGCCGGGAAAGCCGCTGTTCCTGAAGATCGCCCCGGACCTGACGCCCGAGGCGGTGGACGAGGTGGTGGACGTGGCGCTGGCCCAGAAGCTCGCCGGTCTCATCGCCACCAACACCACGGTCGCCCGGCCCTTCGAGCACCCGCTCGCGAAGGAGGCCGGCGGCCTGTCCGGCGCGCCCGTGCGGGAGGCCTCCAACGCCGTCATCGCGCGCGCGTACCAGCGCTCGGGCGGGAAGCTGCCCATCATCGGCGTGGGCGGCGTCTTCACCGCGGCGGACGTGGTCCAGAAGCTGCGCGCGGGCGCGTCCGTGGTGCAGGTCTACACGGGCTTCATCTACGAGGGCCCGGGCATGGTGCGGGGACTGCTGCCCACGCTGGCCCAGCTGCTCGAGCGCGAGGGGTACACGAGCGTCGCCCAGCTGGTGGGCGCGGATCACCGCGCACCCGTCTCCTGA
- a CDS encoding DUF4097 family beta strand repeat-containing protein, whose protein sequence is MLLPLLAILAAAPATQTWKFDTDGTPQVHLSNVNGAVRVDAVDGNSVVIEAVPENPGDSGPRMEVEVTQEGDQVRARACCGPCEERWQSCKGTAGAMRFVVKVPKASELEVSVVNAGVVVKGVTGPQKHSTVNGRVEVNGSERRLSVSSVEGEVVLAPRKLEDTEVSTVSGNVRLKLPERADARVEFSSVGGSFNGSSVSLGSKKKTYGAGTHTVEVSTVGGSLTVQE, encoded by the coding sequence ATGTTGCTGCCCCTCCTGGCCATCCTCGCCGCCGCGCCGGCGACCCAGACCTGGAAGTTCGACACGGACGGAACCCCTCAGGTTCACCTGTCCAATGTTAATGGCGCCGTTCGCGTAGATGCGGTAGACGGGAATAGTGTGGTAATCGAGGCTGTTCCGGAAAATCCCGGAGATTCTGGTCCTCGGATGGAAGTCGAGGTCACCCAGGAGGGTGACCAGGTGCGGGCGAGGGCGTGCTGCGGCCCCTGTGAGGAGCGGTGGCAGTCGTGCAAGGGCACGGCGGGGGCGATGCGCTTCGTGGTGAAGGTGCCGAAGGCGTCCGAGCTGGAAGTGTCGGTGGTGAACGCGGGGGTGGTGGTGAAGGGGGTGACGGGCCCGCAGAAGCACTCCACCGTCAACGGCCGTGTGGAAGTGAACGGCTCGGAGCGACGTTTGTCGGTGAGCAGCGTTGAGGGAGAGGTGGTACTGGCTCCCCGGAAGCTCGAGGACACGGAGGTCAGTACCGTGTCGGGCAACGTCCGGCTGAAGCTGCCGGAGCGAGCGGACGCGCGGGTGGAATTCAGTTCCGTGGGGGGCAGTTTCAACGGGAGCTCTGTCAGCCTCGGGTCGAAGAAGAAGACCTATGGCGCGGGCACCCACACGGTGGAAGTGAGCACTGTCGGAGGCTCGCTGACCGTCCAGGAATAG